The following coding sequences lie in one Mus musculus strain C57BL/6J chromosome 11, GRCm38.p6 C57BL/6J genomic window:
- the Sstr2 gene encoding somatostatin receptor type 2 isoform B (isoform B is encoded by transcript variant 2), translating to MEMSSEQLNGSQVWVSSPFDLNGSLGPSNGSNQTEPYYDMTSNAVLTFIYFVVCVVGLCGNTLVIYVILRYAKMKTITNIYILNLAIADELFMLGLPFLAMQVALVHWPFGKAICRVVMTVDGINQFTSIFCLTVMSIDRYLAVVHPIKSAKWRRPRTAKMINVAVWCVSLLVILPIMIYAGLRSNQWGRSSCTINWPGESGAWYTGFIIYAFILGFLVPLTIICLCYLFIIIKVKSSGIRVGSSKRKKSEKKVTRMVSIVVAVFIFCWLPFYIFNVSSVSVAISPTPALKGMFDFVVILTYANSCANPILYAFLSDNFKKSFQNVLCLVKADNSQSGAEDIIAWV from the coding sequence ATGGAGATGAGCTCTGAGCAGTTGAATGGGAGCCAAGTGTGGGTGTCCTCTCCATTTGACCTCAACGGCTCACTGGGGCCAAGCAATGGCTCCAACCAGACCGAGCCATACTACGACATGACAAGCAACGCCGTCCTCACGTTCATCTACTTCGTGGTGTGTGTTGTCGGGCTGTGCGGCAACACGCTGGTCATTTATGTCATCCTCCGCTATGCCAAGATGAAGACCATCACCAACATCTACATCCTTAACCTGGCCATTGCAGATGAACTCTTCATGCTAGGGCTGCCCTTCTTGGCCATGCAGGTGGCGCTAGTCCACTGGCCTTTTGGCAAGGCCATCTGCCGGGTGGTCATGACTGTAGATGGCATCAATCAGTTCACCAGTATCTTCTGCTTGACGGTCATGAGCATCGACCGCTACCTGGCCGTGGTGCACCCCATTAAGTCAGCCAAATGGAGGCGACCCCGGACAGCCAAGATGATCAATGtagctgtgtggtgtgtgtctctgCTCGTCATTTTGCCCATCATGATATACGCCGGCCTCCGGAGCAACCAGTGGGGCAGGAGCAGCTGTACCATCAACTGGCCAGGCGAATCCGGGGCGTGGTACACAGGTTTCATTATCTACGCCTTCATCCTGGGGTTCCTGGTACCCCTTACCATCATTTGTCTCTGCTACCTgttcatcatcatcaaggtgaagTCCTCTGGAATCCGAGTGGGATCATCCAAGAGGAAAAAGTCAGAGAAAAAGGTGACCCGCATGGTGTCCATCGTAGTGGCTGTCTTCATCTTCTGCTGGCTCCCCTTCTACATCTTCAACGTCTCTTCCgtgtctgtggccatcagtcccACCCCAGCCCTGAAAGGCATGTTTGACTTTGTGGTGATCCTCACCTATGCCAACAGCTGCGCCAACCCCATCCTGTACGCCTTCTTGTCTGACAACTTCAAGAAGAGCTTCCAGAATGTTCTTTGCTTGGTCAAG
- the Sstr2 gene encoding somatostatin receptor type 2 isoform A (isoform A is encoded by transcript variant 1) yields the protein MEMSSEQLNGSQVWVSSPFDLNGSLGPSNGSNQTEPYYDMTSNAVLTFIYFVVCVVGLCGNTLVIYVILRYAKMKTITNIYILNLAIADELFMLGLPFLAMQVALVHWPFGKAICRVVMTVDGINQFTSIFCLTVMSIDRYLAVVHPIKSAKWRRPRTAKMINVAVWCVSLLVILPIMIYAGLRSNQWGRSSCTINWPGESGAWYTGFIIYAFILGFLVPLTIICLCYLFIIIKVKSSGIRVGSSKRKKSEKKVTRMVSIVVAVFIFCWLPFYIFNVSSVSVAISPTPALKGMFDFVVILTYANSCANPILYAFLSDNFKKSFQNVLCLVKVSGTEDGERSDSKQDKSRLNETTETQRTLLNGDLQTSI from the coding sequence ATGGAGATGAGCTCTGAGCAGTTGAATGGGAGCCAAGTGTGGGTGTCCTCTCCATTTGACCTCAACGGCTCACTGGGGCCAAGCAATGGCTCCAACCAGACCGAGCCATACTACGACATGACAAGCAACGCCGTCCTCACGTTCATCTACTTCGTGGTGTGTGTTGTCGGGCTGTGCGGCAACACGCTGGTCATTTATGTCATCCTCCGCTATGCCAAGATGAAGACCATCACCAACATCTACATCCTTAACCTGGCCATTGCAGATGAACTCTTCATGCTAGGGCTGCCCTTCTTGGCCATGCAGGTGGCGCTAGTCCACTGGCCTTTTGGCAAGGCCATCTGCCGGGTGGTCATGACTGTAGATGGCATCAATCAGTTCACCAGTATCTTCTGCTTGACGGTCATGAGCATCGACCGCTACCTGGCCGTGGTGCACCCCATTAAGTCAGCCAAATGGAGGCGACCCCGGACAGCCAAGATGATCAATGtagctgtgtggtgtgtgtctctgCTCGTCATTTTGCCCATCATGATATACGCCGGCCTCCGGAGCAACCAGTGGGGCAGGAGCAGCTGTACCATCAACTGGCCAGGCGAATCCGGGGCGTGGTACACAGGTTTCATTATCTACGCCTTCATCCTGGGGTTCCTGGTACCCCTTACCATCATTTGTCTCTGCTACCTgttcatcatcatcaaggtgaagTCCTCTGGAATCCGAGTGGGATCATCCAAGAGGAAAAAGTCAGAGAAAAAGGTGACCCGCATGGTGTCCATCGTAGTGGCTGTCTTCATCTTCTGCTGGCTCCCCTTCTACATCTTCAACGTCTCTTCCgtgtctgtggccatcagtcccACCCCAGCCCTGAAAGGCATGTTTGACTTTGTGGTGATCCTCACCTATGCCAACAGCTGCGCCAACCCCATCCTGTACGCCTTCTTGTCTGACAACTTCAAGAAGAGCTTCCAGAATGTTCTTTGCTTGGTCAAGGTGAGTGGTACGGAGGATGGGGAGAGGAGCGACAGTAAGCAGGACAAATCCCGGCTGAATGAGACCACGGAGACCCAGAGGACCCTCCTCAATGGAGACCTCCAAACCAGTATCTGA